The proteins below are encoded in one region of Fulvia fulva chromosome 9, complete sequence:
- a CDS encoding Solute carrier family 25 member 45, which produces MSADFWSGYVSGAIGVLIGNPLDIVKTKLQAGSAQHASEINVVPNASQAPPKSIERFTQLARGAAAPILGYGALNAILFMTYNRSLALLNTGDMNQWPERPPAWSISTAGALGGFATFLVSAPTELVKCRAQVSHPPKSSLQITKDLWSAGGLRGLYMGGGVTSVRDAVGYGFYFYSYELSKRTLTSPTDTHTTSALKVLLCGGLAGVATWVSIFPLDVIKTRVQTWDLHHSHSSPASQPLLRTSKAITKRPSTLAIAKAAYHAEGTRVFFRGLGICSARAFIVNAVQWAVYEWMMRVLSTGSSSQP; this is translated from the exons ATGTCCGCTGATTTCTGGTCCGGTTATGTCTCTGGAGCCATTGGCGTCTTGATCGGCAACCCTTTGGACATTGTCAAGACAAAGCTGCAGGCTGGATCTGCGCAGCATGCCTCCGAGATTAATGTTGTTCCAAACGCTTCCCAAGCTCCTCCGAAGAGCATCGAGAGATTCACGCAACTGGCGAGAGGAGCTGCTGCCCCCATCTTGGGTTATGGAGCTCTCAATGCCATTCTAT TTATGACCTACAACCGCAGTCTTGCCTTGCTCAATACCGGTGACATGAACCAATGGCCAGAGAGGCCACCTGCTTGGAGTATATC GACAGCAGGTGCCCTAGGTGGCTTTGCCACTTTTCTCGTCTCGGCACCCACGGAACTCGTCAAGTGCCGAGCTCAGGTCTCCCATCCACCGAAGTCCTCCCTCCAGATCACGAAAGACCTGTGGTCAGCGGGTGGTTTGCGAGGCCTCTACATGGGCGGTGGTGTCACGAGTGTCCGCGATGCAGTAGGATATGGGTTCTA CTTCTACTCCTACGAACTCAGCAAACGCACCCTCACCTCCCCGACCGACACGCACACCACCTCAGCCCTGAAAGTGCTCCTCTGCGGCGGCCTAGCAGGAGTAGCAACTTGGGTTTCAATCTTCCCCCTAGACGTCATCAAGACTCGTGTCCAAACCTGGGATCTCCATCATTCCCACAGCAGTCCCGCGAGCCAGCCACTCCTCCGCACCTCCAAGGCCATAACGAAGCGACCAAGCACCCTCGCAATCGCAAAGGCAGCATATCACGCAGAGGGAACGAGAGTCTTCTTCCGCGGCTTAGGGATCTGTTCAGCTCGGGCATTCATCGTGAACGCAGTGCAATGGGCTGTGTATGAGTGGATGATGCGAGTGCTAAGTACTGGCAGTAGTAGTCAACCATGA